A stretch of the Amphiura filiformis unplaced genomic scaffold, Afil_fr2py scaffold_482, whole genome shotgun sequence genome encodes the following:
- the LOC140145618 gene encoding uncharacterized protein, protein MGSPRKSPKKSPKKRARKAVSSHPTCAAMVQAAIAGLKERGGSSLPAIKKYIAANYKCDVAKLNSFIKAAIRNGVAKGTLVQVKGKGASGSFRLGKRSPDAAQAKAKRAKAAQRKKAAVQKRKAKRAASRAKKTAAKKAKRAAKAAKRATKKKAKKPKKKATKKSAKPKKRAAPKKKAASKKARKTKPKRKSSPKKKAAKRTSAKK, encoded by the coding sequence ATGGGTTCGCCGAGAAAATCTCCAAAGAAATCGCCCAAGAAAAGGGCAAGAAAAGCAGTTAGCTCACACCCAACATGTGCTGCCATGGTGCAAGCTGCAATCGCTGGCTTGAAGGAAAGAGGTGGTTCTTCTCTTCCAGCAATCAAGAAATACATCGCTGCCAATTACAAATGCGATGTAGCCAAATTGAATTCCTTCATCAAGGCCGCCATTCGCAACGGTGTAGCCAAGGGTACGCTAGTGCAGGTCAAGGGAAAAGGAGCGAGCGGTTCATTCCGTCTGGGTAAAAGGAGTCCGGATGCTGCACAAGCTAAAGCCAAGAGAGCCAAGGCAGCACAACGCAAAAAGGCAGCTGTCCAAAAGAGAAAGGCCAAGAGAGCAGCATCAAGAGCGAAGAAAACTGCAGCAAAGAAGGCAAAACGAGCAGCCAAGGCGGCAAAGAGAGCCACAAAGAAGAAGGCCAAGAAGCCGAAGAAGAAAGCTACCAAGAAATCGGCTAAGCCAAAGAAGAGAGCAGCACCAAAGAAGAAGGCTGCGTCCAAGAAAGCGAGGAAGACAAAGCCAAAGAGGAAGTCTTCACCTAAGAAGAAGGCAGCAAAGAGAACTTCGGCAAAGAAGTAG
- the LOC140145620 gene encoding late histone H2A.1-like produces the protein MSGRGKGKAKSKARSRSSRAGLQFPVGRVHRFLRKGNYSERVGAGAPVYLAAVMEYLTAEILELAGNAARDNKKSRINPRHLQLAVRNDEELNRLLGGVTIAQGGVLPNIQAVLLPKRTKSK, from the coding sequence ATGTCTGGTCGTGGTAAAGGAAAAGCAAAGAGCAAGGCTAGGAGCCGATCTAGCAGAGCTGGGTTGCAATTCCCAGTGGGTCGTGTTCACCGTTTCTTGCGGAAAGGTAACTACTCAGAGCGGGTGGGTGCCGGTGCCCCTGTTTATCTGGCTGCCGTGATGGAATATTTAACGGCAGAAATTCTGGAATTGGCAGGCAACGCAGCTCGAGACAACAAGAAGTCCAGGATCAACCCACGTCATTTGCAGCTAGCCGTTCGCAACGACGAAGAACTGAACAGGCTGCTAGGTGGAGTGACCATTGCCCAAGGAGGTGTACTACCCAACATTCAGGCTGTACTCCTTCCAAAACGTACCAAGTCCAAGTAA
- the LOC140145619 gene encoding histone H2B.1, sperm-like: MPPKSPTRSGKGAKRAGSPRRKGKRAARRRRRRRESYGIYIYKVLKQVHPDTGISSRAMSIMNSFVNDIFERIAGEASRLAQYNRRRTISSREVQTAVRLLLPGELAKHAVSEGTKAVTKYTTSR; the protein is encoded by the coding sequence ATGCCTCCCAAAAGTCCGACAAGAAGTGGAAAAGGAGCCAAGAGAGCTGGCAGCCCACGTCGCAAGGGAAAGCGTGCTGCCAGGCGTCGCCGCCGTAGACGAGAAAGCTACGGAATCTACATCTACAAGGTACTGAAGCAAGTTCATCCTGACACTGGTATTTCCAGCCGTGCCATGAGCATCATGAACAGCTTTGTGAACGATATCTTTGAACGCATTGCTGGTGAAGCATCTCGCCTTGCACAGTACAACAGACGTCGCACCATCAGCAGCCGTGAAGTGCAGACTGCTGTCCGCCTTCTCCTGCCTGGAGAACTGGCCAAGCACGCGGTTAGCGAGGGTACCAAAGCCGTCACTAAATACACCACTTCCAGGTAA